CGCTCACCCGCGTCGAACCCTGCACCGCCGTCCCCAAATTCCATGTCCCCGCCAGCGGCGCCTCAAATCCCCCGTTCACCACATAATTGGTCCCCCCACCTACCACCCAGCCCTCCTCAATCCGGATGTCGTCCAAATACACCACCCCCGCTTCGTTCAACCGCCAATACAGGTTCGTGAAAATCAACGTGTTCACGTTCGTCATTGAGAACGCCTTGAACTTCCACCCCGAACCATCCGCCCAGTTCAGCGGCCGGCTGTGATCCCGCCGCCCGTCCACCAACTGCAAGGCGGCTCCCCCGCCCGCCGCCAACGCCGACCACGGCGCCCCCGGCTCATAACGCACCCGATCCACCACCACCATCTGGTTGCCAAACGGCCGCAACAAAGTCAGCGTCTCGCCATCGGGATCCAACCGTCCATTATAGACATCCGTGATCGCCGCGGCCGCCGTCGAACCATACGCCGCCGTGAAGGCCGCGCGGTCCTTGGCCAGAACAATGCGCTGCTGCGGGCGAATGATGCTCCCCAGCGGAAAATCATAATCCAGCCCGTTCACCCGCCAGCCGGATAGATCAAAGGCAAAATCCGCCGATGCATTGTAGATCTCAATATACTCCGCGTTCGTCACCGTCGGTTGATACATGATCTCACTAAACATCACCGTGCCCTCCGCCGGCGGCGTCGAGCCGGTGTAATAAACCACGTTGGTGGCCTTCATCCCGGCGATGGGCTGGTCATTGTGATCACACGCCTCAATCACAAAAACATTCTCCGATTCCTTGGCCACCAGCGTCAGCCCCCATCGCGTGTAGTTGGTCCAGGAGACCGGGTAAATCTGCCCGTTCACACGAAGGGATTTCACCGTCACCGGCGCCAGCCCCGTCAGATTGACCACGTTCAACGCGCTCGTCTGCACCGTGGGCACCTGCATCGCCCACACCGCCTGCGGCACGTTCTGCAGAATGTAGGCGCGCCGCTGCTGGATCCACGCCGGAATGGAAATCCCCTGGGCCCCGCTCCCCACATAGGGTGAGGTCAGCCCGGCAATGCCATTCCGCAACAGGGCCTGATAACGCGCATCCAATTTCGGCATGTAGGCCGCGTCCTGCAACACCGTGTCGGCGCAACGTTGCAACGCCCGCAGGTAAATCCGCCGGAAATAAGGATGCGAATATAGCCGCGACACTTCCGGCATGTGGTTCTCCCCTGTGTCGCCGCCCAGCGCCAGCGTAAACAAATCCTGCGTCGGCCCATGGCCGCCCGTGCAGCCCAGCGAAAAGTCCAGATCCCACAGGAGCATCTGCCACTTGCCTCCATTCGGCAGATACACAAACTGGTTCTTGCCACGGTTGTAGCCATAGCCATCCCAGTCGCCCACCACATGCCGGAAGGCCAGCATCGTCAGCCATTGCTCGATGTCAATGGCCTGCTCCACAGCGCTAACATACATGCTATCCGGCGCGTTAAAGGCGTCCACCGCCATGTAGAGCGACGAGTAATCATCGTTTAAGGTGCCGTTGAATTTCTTCTCCCAGCACCACCGGTAACGCGCTTTCTTCTTCACCCCGCCCACCGTGGTGAAGTCCTGCAGGCTGGCCGACTTGTTCAACTGCCGCGCCGGCGTGTCATCAAACTCAAACCAGTCATCAATCTTGTAAATCTCACCCTCGTCAGCGTCCGGAAACCACATCTGCACGTAGTCCCGGTTGACCTGTTGCGAGTCCGTGTAAACCGGGCTGGCGCAATGCGTCCCGTTGATGACCGGATGGATGAAACGCTGGTAACTCCACGGCAACCCCAACTGCTCCACCATCGTGTACGACGTCAATTCCCGCAGCAACGTGGCATCCCGCGCCGTCGGCTCCAGCGAGTCCAGATTCATCTCATCGCTCCCCAGCACGGCATCATCCTCCGGCACCGTCCAAACAAAATTGGCATTGGCCGACAGCGGGTTGGCATAATTGCGCGTAAACGGACTCCCGCGGTAGCGCGCGCCGGCTCCGTAAATGGCCCGGAAGTTGCCATAAACAAACGTCCCTTCCATCGGCTCATTGCTCAGCCGCTCCCGGTTCACCCACGTGTTGTACTTCGCCTGCGTCATCCACATGCGATAAACGCCCAGATTGCCCGTCACCTGCAAATCGCCAAAGCGCACCAGGCACTCACTGACCGCCGGGCCGGCGTCCGGGAAGGTCCGCGAGGCCGGCGTGGGATGTGCATCCGTGGCCACCACATGAAACGCCACCAGCGTGCCCGCCGCCTGCCCCGGCAAGATGGCCGTGTAGATGCCATCCCCGCGAATCGCATCGCCGTTGGTGCCGTCATCATACATCGGCGCCGTCGTCAACACCGTGTTGGGATCCAGCCGGTAACGCAACTGCACCGAGCTGATCCCATCCGGATCATGCACCCGCGCCGTCACCTTGACCGGCACGTTGGCCGCCGGCATCACCGGCGTGTGCTTCACCTCAATGATCGCCGGCCCATTATTCGCCGCCATCTGGCTGTTGGGCAGGCCCGGCGTGCCCAAATTGGGCGGCACCGGCAGCGTGACCACCGTTTCCACACCGCCACCGTGCAAACGCAACAACACATCCCGATGCCCACGCAGCCACCGCAGCTTCGCCTCCAACGTAATGTAAGTGTTGGCCGTCAGCGTCGTGTTCAAATCGCACTCCACCCGGTTGGCCCCATTATCACCCCCGGCACTGGCCACGATGCGCAGGCTCTGACTCGGATTGCCCGGCCCGGGCGGCTCCAGACGCGACGCCACATGATTACCCTGGATCACCCAACTGCTCAGTGAATTGAAATTCGGATTCAGCACCGTGTTGGGGCCGGTGGGGCTGGCCCGCACGGCTACATCGTCCATCAAACATTCGCCCTTGCCCAATATCATAACCTGAATCTCATTCAAATCCGAGCCTGGCGATCCTCGCGGATACACATGATCCGCGTAAATGCTCTCCACAAAATTCGTCCACGGCGCCTTCTGCGTTTCGTCGCTGTCCGCCCAGTTGGACGGCAGGCGATTGTCACTGCGCGGATCAATCAACTCCAAACTGCTGCCCCGCCCGTCAGACCATTGCCCCCACCGGCCCCCATCACGGTACGTCACCTCCTCCACCGTCGCATACATGATATTCGTGGTCACCACCCCCTGCTGATTGGTGCTGTACCGGTACTCCGGCATGGCCAGCGCTATCCGCTCCCCGCCATCCGCCAGCGACCCATCATAATTGCCATACGTGTTGCCGGTGTTAAGTTGCGGATACTTCGCGATCAAGTTGGTGGCGTTTTTTGCCACCACCAAATACTGGCCCGGCCCCAGCGTCACCCCCACCGGAAAACGATAATCAATCCCCTCCACAAACCGCCACCGGCTCAAATCCACCGGCTGGCTGCCTTTATTGTACAATTCCAGGTATTCATCATTGGCATCCCCGGAAATCGGGTTGTACATGATCTCATTGATCACGATGTCATGGATGAACAGCGGCGCATTATTGGTCCCGGGCGTCTTGGCCGACAGCAGATGGAAGGTGGGATTCCCATCCGGGTACCGCCCCGAAGGAATCTCGGCAGGCTGCCCCTCAAAGCGCACAAAATCCACCACCCGCGTCAAATTCGAATTCACCAGCAGCAATGACTCCCCGCTGGCCTCCAGCCCAAAACGCAACTGGCTTTGCGTGAAAACTATAAAACCCCGCGGCGGCAAACGCGTGCCATCCGGTATGCGGTATTTGTTGGTAATGGCCGGGTCATACATGATGCCCCGCTTGTCCGTCAGCCACATCCCGGAAACATCCACCTCCTGGTTGCTGTAGTTGTACAGCTCCACATAATCCTCGCCCGCGGTATTGGCCAAAAATTCATTGATCACCACCGAACTGACCGGCTCCACCACCACCGGATCAATCCGCCCCGGCGAGCCATCCACGTACGCGCTGGCGCTCCAGGCCCGCGGATCATTCTCCCCATAGGACGGACGGCTCAACACCAGCGAATGCCCTGTCCCATCCGCCG
The DNA window shown above is from Verrucomicrobiia bacterium and carries:
- a CDS encoding lamin tail domain-containing protein; its protein translation is MYNPRELAGQSNSLEFVEIFNSNPFFEDISNFRLSGDIEYRFPPNTILPAGGIVVVAKYPEAVRAYYGLTNVYGPFTGSLPNNGGRVRLRTSGGGVAQQVDYRPREPWPPAADGTGHSLVLSRPSYGENDPRAWSASAYVDGSPGRIDPVVVEPVSSVVINEFLANTAGEDYVELYNYSNQEVDVSGMWLTDKRGIMYDPAITNKYRIPDGTRLPPRGFIVFTQSQLRFGLEASGESLLLVNSNLTRVVDFVRFEGQPAEIPSGRYPDGNPTFHLLSAKTPGTNNAPLFIHDIVINEIMYNPISGDANDEYLELYNKGSQPVDLSRWRFVEGIDYRFPVGVTLGPGQYLVVAKNATNLIAKYPQLNTGNTYGNYDGSLADGGERIALAMPEYRYSTNQQGVVTTNIMYATVEEVTYRDGGRWGQWSDGRGSSLELIDPRSDNRLPSNWADSDETQKAPWTNFVESIYADHVYPRGSPGSDLNEIQVMILGKGECLMDDVAVRASPTGPNTVLNPNFNSLSSWVIQGNHVASRLEPPGPGNPSQSLRIVASAGGDNGANRVECDLNTTLTANTYITLEAKLRWLRGHRDVLLRLHGGGVETVVTLPVPPNLGTPGLPNSQMAANNGPAIIEVKHTPVMPAANVPVKVTARVHDPDGISSVQLRYRLDPNTVLTTAPMYDDGTNGDAIRGDGIYTAILPGQAAGTLVAFHVVATDAHPTPASRTFPDAGPAVSECLVRFGDLQVTGNLGVYRMWMTQAKYNTWVNRERLSNEPMEGTFVYGNFRAIYGAGARYRGSPFTRNYANPLSANANFVWTVPEDDAVLGSDEMNLDSLEPTARDATLLRELTSYTMVEQLGLPWSYQRFIHPVINGTHCASPVYTDSQQVNRDYVQMWFPDADEGEIYKIDDWFEFDDTPARQLNKSASLQDFTTVGGVKKKARYRWCWEKKFNGTLNDDYSSLYMAVDAFNAPDSMYVSAVEQAIDIEQWLTMLAFRHVVGDWDGYGYNRGKNQFVYLPNGGKWQMLLWDLDFSLGCTGGHGPTQDLFTLALGGDTGENHMPEVSRLYSHPYFRRIYLRALQRCADTVLQDAAYMPKLDARYQALLRNGIAGLTSPYVGSGAQGISIPAWIQQRRAYILQNVPQAVWAMQVPTVQTSALNVVNLTGLAPVTVKSLRVNGQIYPVSWTNYTRWGLTLVAKESENVFVIEACDHNDQPIAGMKATNVVYYTGSTPPAEGTVMFSEIMYQPTVTNAEYIEIYNASADFAFDLSGWRVNGLDYDFPLGSIIRPQQRIVLAKDRAAFTAAYGSTAAAAITDVYNGRLDPDGETLTLLRPFGNQMVVVDRVRYEPGAPWSALAAGGGAALQLVDGRRDHSRPLNWADGSGWKFKAFSMTNVNTLIFTNLYWRLNEAGVVYLDDIRIEEGWVVGGGTNYVVNGGFEAPLAGTWNLGTAVQGSTRVS